The Fimbriimonadaceae bacterium genome includes a region encoding these proteins:
- a CDS encoding DUF4166 domain-containing protein codes for HPKIREQYGISSKSDAAYVGTGEMDDVWHGRWYVVPFLFVGSLRRILFPETGKNIPFEIRNYAYLDCFGRETVTWKRSFSFPSKQREFDEFFVYSESRGTPILYAGTHQHLSVDLHFAVDDDGSMIVTTGKQRLFVGPLTIPFPRFFSGDAYVRESYNDSTDRFEVEVSITNSFWGKILGYQGSFDLERIPCGRHEIPDGTIPIRENRRE; via the coding sequence TGCACCCTAAGATTCGAGAACAATATGGAATCTCCAGCAAATCGGATGCTGCTTATGTCGGTACGGGCGAAATGGATGACGTGTGGCACGGGCGATGGTATGTCGTGCCATTTCTTTTCGTTGGATCGCTACGTCGAATCCTATTCCCCGAAACCGGCAAGAACATCCCGTTTGAAATCCGAAACTACGCCTATTTGGATTGCTTTGGTCGTGAAACGGTCACGTGGAAACGATCGTTTTCTTTCCCATCGAAACAACGCGAGTTTGACGAATTCTTTGTATACAGCGAATCCCGCGGAACACCTATTCTGTACGCCGGTACTCATCAACACCTGTCTGTTGATTTGCATTTCGCGGTTGATGACGATGGTTCGATGATCGTTACCACCGGGAAACAACGTCTATTTGTCGGCCCTCTGACAATTCCTTTTCCACGGTTTTTCTCAGGCGACGCATATGTTCGCGAATCGTACAATGATTCGACAGATCGCTTTGAGGTGGAAGTATCCATTACCAACTCGTTTTGGGGTAAAATACTCGGCTATCAGGGTTCGTTTGATCTAGAACGAATTCCATGTGGCCGACATGAGATTCCTGATGGAACAATTCCCATTCGTGAAAATCGTCGCGAGTGA